One window from the genome of Xiphophorus hellerii strain 12219 chromosome 16, Xiphophorus_hellerii-4.1, whole genome shotgun sequence encodes:
- the LOC116736109 gene encoding NLR family CARD domain-containing protein 3-like isoform X7 has protein sequence MAQQQEVQQDFEENLFKVRSEFVKRVSEEILIQLLDNLETDGVFNLSEKRAILEGNQITANKARETIDAVRMKGQRASEMMIQHLHNIDPTLSKQLAFSPAKDYYFRCQRQLKVYVKTMFQSLCEGITEHGNETLLNQVYTELHITEGLTMGVNNEHEVRQIETGSRKQETTIRREDLFKVPPGSDQPIRTLMTMGVAGIGKTLLTQKFTLDWAEGKTNQNIDFIFPFTFRELNTVKEERFTLVELIHDFFEDIKDARICSFKKFQILFIFDGLDESRLRLDFHNTKILTDSEKSTSLDVLLTNLIRGKLLPSALLWITTRPAAANQIPPQCVGMVTEVRGFTDPQKEEYFRKRFRDDEEKASRIISHIQKSKTLHIMCHIPVFCWITAKVLEDMMKTREGGELPKTLTEMYIEFMEVQTKIKEEKYDRGTKTKSIWSPENRKLTVSLGRLAFEQLLKGNLIFYEKDLKQCGINIKDASLYSGVFTEMFKKERGVRKKSVYSFVHLSIQEFLAAVYMRHCFTNWRKTKVIKTFLGKYYLPLSLDEFMKKAMRKSLSSENGHLDLFVRFLHGLTVKSNQSILGGLLGQTENSPETIQRIITNLKEMNTDRISPDRSINIFYSLVEMNNLSFYQEIQRLLDSGKELSVTDCSALAFMLQMSEVLDELDLKKYNTSEDGWQRLVPAVRNCRKARLGGCSLQKAECEVVASALKSNPNLTELEISEIELGGGDSDLKPLLKILESSVSKVKILRLWKCWFSETSWTSLFSALKSNPTHLTELNLSWTNLGDSIVKELCGFLQTEGCRLERLRLEFCSFSETSWTSLFSALKSDTTHLTELDLSRTNLEVFGVKELCGFLQTEGCRLETLRLWKCSFSETSWTSLFSALKSNPTHLTELDLIDTNLGDSVVKELCGFLQTKGCRLETLALYDCRFSKISCDYLASTLKSNSTLHLTELDLRFNDLKKSDVQQLKDLVKTVKF, from the exons ATGGCACAGCAGCAGGAAGTCCAGCAGGATTTTG AGGAAAACCTTTTCAAAGTTCGCAGTGAATTTGTGAAGAGAGTTTCTGAGGAAATCCTGATTCAGCTCCTCGATAACCTGGAAACAGATGGTGTCTTTAATCTTTCGGAGAAACGGGCAATACTTGAAGGGAACCAAATAACAGCAAACAAGGCCCGGGAGACCATAGATGCTGTGAGGATGAAAGGACAGAGAGCCAGTGAAATGATGATCCAACATCTTCACAACATAGATCCTACCCTGTCCAAGCAACTGGCTTTTTCCCCTGCTAAAG attattattttcgGTGTCAACGGCAGCTTAAAGTGTATGTGAAGACAATGTTCCAAAGTCTTTGTGAAGGCATCACTGAACATGGAAATGAAACCCTACTGAACCAGgtctacacagagctccacatcacagaggggttaactaTGGGGGTCAACaatgaacatgaggtcagacagattgaaacaggaagcaggaaacaagaaacaacaatcagacgAGAAGAcctctttaaagtcccacctggaagtgATCAACCAATAAGAACACtgatgaccatgggagtggctggcattgggaaaacactgttaacacagaagttcactctggactgggctgaaggcaaaaccaaccagaacattgatttcatatttccattcactttcagagagctgaatacCGTGAAAGAAGAAAGGTTCACCTTGGTGGAACTGATTCATGACTTCTTTGAAGACATTAAAGACGCCAgaatctgcagctttaaaaagttccagattctgttcatctttgatggtctggatgaaagtcgacTTCgtctggacttccacaacacaaaaatattaactgacTCTGAAAAGTCCACCTCCCTggatgttctgctgacaaacctcatcaggggaaaactgcttccctctgctctcctctggataaccacacggcctgcagcagccaatcagatccctcctcagtgtgttggcatggtaacagaggtcagGGGGTTCACTGAtccccagaaggaggagtatttcaggaagagattcagagatgatgaagagaaggccagcaggatcatctcccacattcagaaatcaaaaactctccacatcatgtgtcacatcccagtcttctgctggatcactgctaaagttctggaggatatgatgaagaccagagagggaggagagctgcccaagaccctgactgagatgtacatagaGTTTATGGAGGTTCAGACCAAAATCAAGGAGGAAAAGTATGATCGAGgaacaaagacaaaatcaatctggagtccagagaacagGAAGCTGACTGTGTCTCTAGGAAGACTGGCgtttgagcagctgctgaaggGAAACCTGATATTCTATGAAAAAGACCTCAAACAGTGtggcatcaacatcaaagatgcttcgttgtactcaggagtgttcaccGAGATGTTTAAAAAGGAGAGAGGAGTGCGCAAAAAATCAgtctactcctttgttcatctgagcatccaggagtttctggctgcagtctacatgcgCCACTGTTTCACCaactggaggaaaacaaaagtgATCAAGACATTCCTGGGAAAATATTATTTGCCCTTATCTttagatgagttcatgaagaaGGCCATGaggaaatccctcagcagtgaaaatggccacctggacctgtttgttCGCTTTCTTCACGGTCTCACTGTGAAGTCCAACCAGAGCATCTTAGGAGGCCTGCTGGggcagacagagaacagtccagaaaccatccagagaatcatcaccaacctgaaggagatgaacactgatagaatctctcctgacagaagcatcaacatcttctactctctggtggagatgaacaacctctcattttatcaggagatccaacggctgctggattcagggaaggagctctcagtgactgactgttcagctctggccttcatgctgcagatgtcagaggttctggatgagttggacctgaagaagtacaacacatcagAGGATGGATGGCAGAGACTGGTTCCtgctgtgaggaactgcagaaaggctcg acttggtggctgtTCGCTCCaaaaggctgaatgtgaagttgtggcctcagctctgaagtccaacccaaatctgactgaactggaaataagtGAGATCGAACTGGGAGgtggagactctgatctgaagcctctgcttaagatcctggagagttcagtcagtaaagtgaagattctgag attgtggAAATGCTGGTtttcagagaccagctggacgtctctgttctcagctctgaagtccaacccgacccatctgacagAACTGAACCTGAGCTGGACCAACCTGGGAGATTCTatagtgaaggagctctgtggttttctacagactgaaggctgcagactggagagattgag attagaattctgcagtttttcagagaccagctggacttctctgttctcagctctgaagtccgacacgacccatctgacagaactggacctgagcagAACCAACTTGGAAGTTTttggagtgaaggagctctgtggttttctacagactgaaggctgcagactggagacattgag attatggaaatgcagtttttcagagaccagctggacttctctgttctcagctctgaagtccaacccgacccatctgacagaactggacctgatcGACACCAACCTGGGAGATTCTgtagtgaaggagctctgtg gttttctacagactaaaggctgcagactggagacattggc attgtatGACTGCAGGTTTtcaaagatcagctgtgattatttggcctcaactctgaagtccaactCGACCCTccatctgacagaactggacctgagattCAACGACCTGAAGAAgtcagatgttcagcagctgaaggatCTTGTAAAGACTGtaaa gttctga
- the LOC116736109 gene encoding NACHT, LRR and PYD domains-containing protein 12-like isoform X5: protein MAQQQEVQQDFEENLFKVRSEFVKRVSEEILIQLLDNLETDGVFNLSEKRAILEGNQITANKARETIDAVRMKGQRASEMMIQHLHNIDPTLSKQLAFSPAKDYYFRCQRQLKVYVKTMFQSLCEGITEHGNETLLNQVYTELHITEGLTMGVNNEHEVRQIETGSRKQETTIRREDLFKVPPGSDQPIRTLMTMGVAGIGKTLLTQKFTLDWAEGKTNQNIDFIFPFTFRELNTVKEERFTLVELIHDFFEDIKDARICSFKKFQILFIFDGLDESRLRLDFHNTKILTDSEKSTSLDVLLTNLIRGKLLPSALLWITTRPAAANQIPPQCVGMVTEVRGFTDPQKEEYFRKRFRDDEEKASRIISHIQKSKTLHIMCHIPVFCWITAKVLEDMMKTREGGELPKTLTEMYIEFMEVQTKIKEEKYDRGTKTKSIWSPENRKLTVSLGRLAFEQLLKGNLIFYEKDLKQCGINIKDASLYSGVFTEMFKKERGVRKKSVYSFVHLSIQEFLAAVYMRHCFTNWRKTKVIKTFLGKYYLPLSLDEFMKKAMRKSLSSENGHLDLFVRFLHGLTVKSNQSILGGLLGQTENSPETIQRIITNLKEMNTDRISPDRSINIFYSLVEMNNLSFYQEIQRLLDSGKELSVTDCSALAFMLQMSEVLDELDLKKYNTSEDGWQRLVPAVRNCRKARLGGCSLQKAECEVVASALKSNPNLTELEISEIELGGGDSDLKPLLKILESSVSKVKILRLWKCWFSETSWTSLFSALKSNPTHLTELNLSWTNLGDSIVKELCGFLQTEGCRLERLRLEFCSFSETSWTSLFSALKSDTTHLTELDLSRTNLEVFGVKELCGFLQTEGCRLETLRLWKCSFSETSWTSLFSALKSNPTHLTELDLIDTNLGDSVVKELCGFLQTEGCRLEILGLWKCSFSETSWTSLFSALKSNPTHLTELDLFSTNLGDSVVKELCGFLQTKGCRLETLALYDCRFSKISCDYLASTLKSNSTLHLTELDLRFNDLKKSDVQQLKDLVKTVKF from the exons ATGGCACAGCAGCAGGAAGTCCAGCAGGATTTTG AGGAAAACCTTTTCAAAGTTCGCAGTGAATTTGTGAAGAGAGTTTCTGAGGAAATCCTGATTCAGCTCCTCGATAACCTGGAAACAGATGGTGTCTTTAATCTTTCGGAGAAACGGGCAATACTTGAAGGGAACCAAATAACAGCAAACAAGGCCCGGGAGACCATAGATGCTGTGAGGATGAAAGGACAGAGAGCCAGTGAAATGATGATCCAACATCTTCACAACATAGATCCTACCCTGTCCAAGCAACTGGCTTTTTCCCCTGCTAAAG attattattttcgGTGTCAACGGCAGCTTAAAGTGTATGTGAAGACAATGTTCCAAAGTCTTTGTGAAGGCATCACTGAACATGGAAATGAAACCCTACTGAACCAGgtctacacagagctccacatcacagaggggttaactaTGGGGGTCAACaatgaacatgaggtcagacagattgaaacaggaagcaggaaacaagaaacaacaatcagacgAGAAGAcctctttaaagtcccacctggaagtgATCAACCAATAAGAACACtgatgaccatgggagtggctggcattgggaaaacactgttaacacagaagttcactctggactgggctgaaggcaaaaccaaccagaacattgatttcatatttccattcactttcagagagctgaatacCGTGAAAGAAGAAAGGTTCACCTTGGTGGAACTGATTCATGACTTCTTTGAAGACATTAAAGACGCCAgaatctgcagctttaaaaagttccagattctgttcatctttgatggtctggatgaaagtcgacTTCgtctggacttccacaacacaaaaatattaactgacTCTGAAAAGTCCACCTCCCTggatgttctgctgacaaacctcatcaggggaaaactgcttccctctgctctcctctggataaccacacggcctgcagcagccaatcagatccctcctcagtgtgttggcatggtaacagaggtcagGGGGTTCACTGAtccccagaaggaggagtatttcaggaagagattcagagatgatgaagagaaggccagcaggatcatctcccacattcagaaatcaaaaactctccacatcatgtgtcacatcccagtcttctgctggatcactgctaaagttctggaggatatgatgaagaccagagagggaggagagctgcccaagaccctgactgagatgtacatagaGTTTATGGAGGTTCAGACCAAAATCAAGGAGGAAAAGTATGATCGAGgaacaaagacaaaatcaatctggagtccagagaacagGAAGCTGACTGTGTCTCTAGGAAGACTGGCgtttgagcagctgctgaaggGAAACCTGATATTCTATGAAAAAGACCTCAAACAGTGtggcatcaacatcaaagatgcttcgttgtactcaggagtgttcaccGAGATGTTTAAAAAGGAGAGAGGAGTGCGCAAAAAATCAgtctactcctttgttcatctgagcatccaggagtttctggctgcagtctacatgcgCCACTGTTTCACCaactggaggaaaacaaaagtgATCAAGACATTCCTGGGAAAATATTATTTGCCCTTATCTttagatgagttcatgaagaaGGCCATGaggaaatccctcagcagtgaaaatggccacctggacctgtttgttCGCTTTCTTCACGGTCTCACTGTGAAGTCCAACCAGAGCATCTTAGGAGGCCTGCTGGggcagacagagaacagtccagaaaccatccagagaatcatcaccaacctgaaggagatgaacactgatagaatctctcctgacagaagcatcaacatcttctactctctggtggagatgaacaacctctcattttatcaggagatccaacggctgctggattcagggaaggagctctcagtgactgactgttcagctctggccttcatgctgcagatgtcagaggttctggatgagttggacctgaagaagtacaacacatcagAGGATGGATGGCAGAGACTGGTTCCtgctgtgaggaactgcagaaaggctcg acttggtggctgtTCGCTCCaaaaggctgaatgtgaagttgtggcctcagctctgaagtccaacccaaatctgactgaactggaaataagtGAGATCGAACTGGGAGgtggagactctgatctgaagcctctgcttaagatcctggagagttcagtcagtaaagtgaagattctgag attgtggAAATGCTGGTtttcagagaccagctggacgtctctgttctcagctctgaagtccaacccgacccatctgacagAACTGAACCTGAGCTGGACCAACCTGGGAGATTCTatagtgaaggagctctgtggttttctacagactgaaggctgcagactggagagattgag attagaattctgcagtttttcagagaccagctggacttctctgttctcagctctgaagtccgacacgacccatctgacagaactggacctgagcagAACCAACTTGGAAGTTTttggagtgaaggagctctgtggttttctacagactgaaggctgcagactggagacattgag attatggaaatgcagtttttcagagaccagctggacttctctgttctcagctctgaagtccaacccgacccatctgacagaactggacctgatcGACACCAACCTGGGAGATTCTgtagtgaaggagctctgtg gttttctacagactgaaggctgcagactggagataCTGGG attatggaaatgcagtttttcagagaccagctggacttctctgttctcagctctgaagtccaacccgacccatctgacagaactggacctcTTCAGCACCAACCTGGGAGATTCTgtagtgaaggagctctgtggttttctacagactaaaggctgcagactggagacattggc attgtatGACTGCAGGTTTtcaaagatcagctgtgattatttggcctcaactctgaagtccaactCGACCCTccatctgacagaactggacctgagattCAACGACCTGAAGAAgtcagatgttcagcagctgaaggatCTTGTAAAGACTGtaaa gttctga
- the LOC116736109 gene encoding NACHT, LRR and PYD domains-containing protein 12-like isoform X3 has translation MAQQQEVQQDFEENLFKVRSEFVKRVSEEILIQLLDNLETDGVFNLSEKRAILEGNQITANKARETIDAVRMKGQRASEMMIQHLHNIDPTLSKQLAFSPAKDYYFRCQRQLKVYVKTMFQSLCEGITEHGNETLLNQVYTELHITEGLTMGVNNEHEVRQIETGSRKQETTIRREDLFKVPPGSDQPIRTLMTMGVAGIGKTLLTQKFTLDWAEGKTNQNIDFIFPFTFRELNTVKEERFTLVELIHDFFEDIKDARICSFKKFQILFIFDGLDESRLRLDFHNTKILTDSEKSTSLDVLLTNLIRGKLLPSALLWITTRPAAANQIPPQCVGMVTEVRGFTDPQKEEYFRKRFRDDEEKASRIISHIQKSKTLHIMCHIPVFCWITAKVLEDMMKTREGGELPKTLTEMYIEFMEVQTKIKEEKYDRGTKTKSIWSPENRKLTVSLGRLAFEQLLKGNLIFYEKDLKQCGINIKDASLYSGVFTEMFKKERGVRKKSVYSFVHLSIQEFLAAVYMRHCFTNWRKTKVIKTFLGKYYLPLSLDEFMKKAMRKSLSSENGHLDLFVRFLHGLTVKSNQSILGGLLGQTENSPETIQRIITNLKEMNTDRISPDRSINIFYSLVEMNNLSFYQEIQRLLDSGKELSVTDCSALAFMLQMSEVLDELDLKKYNTSEDGWQRLVPAVRNCRKARLGGCSLQKAECEVVASALKSNPNLTELEISEIELGGGDSDLKPLLKILESSVSKVKILRLWKCWFSETSWTSLFSALKSNPTHLTELNLSWTNLGDSIVKELCGFLQTEGCRLERLRLEFCSFSETSWTSLFSALKSDTTHLTELDLSRTNLEVFGVKELCGFLQTEGCRLETLRLWKCSFSETSWTSLFSALKSNPTHLTELDLIDTNLGDSVVKELCGFLQNPLCKIKHLRLIECSLSETSWTSLFSALKSNPTHLTKLELNRTNLRDSGVKELCGFLQTEGCRLEILGLWKCSFSETSWTSLFSALKSNPTHLTELDLFSTNLGDSVVKELCGFLQTKGCRLETLALYDCRFSKISCDYLASTLKSNSTLHLTELDLRFNDLKKSDVQQLKDLVKTVKF, from the exons ATGGCACAGCAGCAGGAAGTCCAGCAGGATTTTG AGGAAAACCTTTTCAAAGTTCGCAGTGAATTTGTGAAGAGAGTTTCTGAGGAAATCCTGATTCAGCTCCTCGATAACCTGGAAACAGATGGTGTCTTTAATCTTTCGGAGAAACGGGCAATACTTGAAGGGAACCAAATAACAGCAAACAAGGCCCGGGAGACCATAGATGCTGTGAGGATGAAAGGACAGAGAGCCAGTGAAATGATGATCCAACATCTTCACAACATAGATCCTACCCTGTCCAAGCAACTGGCTTTTTCCCCTGCTAAAG attattattttcgGTGTCAACGGCAGCTTAAAGTGTATGTGAAGACAATGTTCCAAAGTCTTTGTGAAGGCATCACTGAACATGGAAATGAAACCCTACTGAACCAGgtctacacagagctccacatcacagaggggttaactaTGGGGGTCAACaatgaacatgaggtcagacagattgaaacaggaagcaggaaacaagaaacaacaatcagacgAGAAGAcctctttaaagtcccacctggaagtgATCAACCAATAAGAACACtgatgaccatgggagtggctggcattgggaaaacactgttaacacagaagttcactctggactgggctgaaggcaaaaccaaccagaacattgatttcatatttccattcactttcagagagctgaatacCGTGAAAGAAGAAAGGTTCACCTTGGTGGAACTGATTCATGACTTCTTTGAAGACATTAAAGACGCCAgaatctgcagctttaaaaagttccagattctgttcatctttgatggtctggatgaaagtcgacTTCgtctggacttccacaacacaaaaatattaactgacTCTGAAAAGTCCACCTCCCTggatgttctgctgacaaacctcatcaggggaaaactgcttccctctgctctcctctggataaccacacggcctgcagcagccaatcagatccctcctcagtgtgttggcatggtaacagaggtcagGGGGTTCACTGAtccccagaaggaggagtatttcaggaagagattcagagatgatgaagagaaggccagcaggatcatctcccacattcagaaatcaaaaactctccacatcatgtgtcacatcccagtcttctgctggatcactgctaaagttctggaggatatgatgaagaccagagagggaggagagctgcccaagaccctgactgagatgtacatagaGTTTATGGAGGTTCAGACCAAAATCAAGGAGGAAAAGTATGATCGAGgaacaaagacaaaatcaatctggagtccagagaacagGAAGCTGACTGTGTCTCTAGGAAGACTGGCgtttgagcagctgctgaaggGAAACCTGATATTCTATGAAAAAGACCTCAAACAGTGtggcatcaacatcaaagatgcttcgttgtactcaggagtgttcaccGAGATGTTTAAAAAGGAGAGAGGAGTGCGCAAAAAATCAgtctactcctttgttcatctgagcatccaggagtttctggctgcagtctacatgcgCCACTGTTTCACCaactggaggaaaacaaaagtgATCAAGACATTCCTGGGAAAATATTATTTGCCCTTATCTttagatgagttcatgaagaaGGCCATGaggaaatccctcagcagtgaaaatggccacctggacctgtttgttCGCTTTCTTCACGGTCTCACTGTGAAGTCCAACCAGAGCATCTTAGGAGGCCTGCTGGggcagacagagaacagtccagaaaccatccagagaatcatcaccaacctgaaggagatgaacactgatagaatctctcctgacagaagcatcaacatcttctactctctggtggagatgaacaacctctcattttatcaggagatccaacggctgctggattcagggaaggagctctcagtgactgactgttcagctctggccttcatgctgcagatgtcagaggttctggatgagttggacctgaagaagtacaacacatcagAGGATGGATGGCAGAGACTGGTTCCtgctgtgaggaactgcagaaaggctcg acttggtggctgtTCGCTCCaaaaggctgaatgtgaagttgtggcctcagctctgaagtccaacccaaatctgactgaactggaaataagtGAGATCGAACTGGGAGgtggagactctgatctgaagcctctgcttaagatcctggagagttcagtcagtaaagtgaagattctgag attgtggAAATGCTGGTtttcagagaccagctggacgtctctgttctcagctctgaagtccaacccgacccatctgacagAACTGAACCTGAGCTGGACCAACCTGGGAGATTCTatagtgaaggagctctgtggttttctacagactgaaggctgcagactggagagattgag attagaattctgcagtttttcagagaccagctggacttctctgttctcagctctgaagtccgacacgacccatctgacagaactggacctgagcagAACCAACTTGGAAGTTTttggagtgaaggagctctgtggttttctacagactgaaggctgcagactggagacattgag attatggaaatgcagtttttcagagaccagctggacttctctgttctcagctctgaagtccaacccgacccatctgacagaactggacctgatcGACACCAACCTGGGAGATTCTgtagtgaaggagctctgtggttttctacagaatcctctctgcaaaataaaacatttaag attgatagagtgcagtttgtcagagaccagctggacttctctgttctcagctctgaagtccaacccgacccatctgacaAAACTGGAGCTGAACAGAACCAACCTGAgagattctggagtgaaggagctctgtggttttctacagactgaaggctgcagactggagataCTGGG attatggaaatgcagtttttcagagaccagctggacttctctgttctcagctctgaagtccaacccgacccatctgacagaactggacctcTTCAGCACCAACCTGGGAGATTCTgtagtgaaggagctctgtggttttctacagactaaaggctgcagactggagacattggc attgtatGACTGCAGGTTTtcaaagatcagctgtgattatttggcctcaactctgaagtccaactCGACCCTccatctgacagaactggacctgagattCAACGACCTGAAGAAgtcagatgttcagcagctgaaggatCTTGTAAAGACTGtaaa gttctga